Genomic window (Streptococcus porcinus):
TTTCATCTTTATCGTTATATTACTTGCTATCATTACGATTGTATGATATTGACTGGTGTCAAAAGTTAATACTGACTTAGAAATACGCAAAAAGACCAAAGGACTGGATTCAGTCTTTTGGTCTTTTTTTGAATAACCTTAGCCTTATAAAGGGCTATTCTTGTTCTTTAGAGTTGCTTTTGACAAGTCCCATTGCTACAAGTATCGCTAAAGCTGCAGATCCGTATAAACTTGTACTTTCTTCTGTACCTGTATATGGAAGCGTTTCGTTACTTGTACTTGATTTTGGAGCGGCTGACGCTGACTGACTTGTAGTTGTTGATTGCGATTCCGAATGACTTGTAGCTTCAGAATTAGGGGTTTGAGGTAACTCTGGTGTCGCCTCTTTAACAAATCCACTATCAATTGTTGAATTATCACTTCCTGCAACAGTTACCTTGACAACTTGACCATCTGAATCTTTCGTATCATCGCCTGTATTAGCTATCGTTGGCTGATAACCTTTTGGTGTTTCGAACGTTACTGTGTAATCTCCATCTGATAATTCTGTGAACCCATAATGGCCATTGCTATCTGTGGTGGTGGTTTGAGTTGAACCATCTGGATTAGTCAATGTGACTGTCACGCCTGAAATCCCTGGCTCACCTGGATCTTGAATGCCATTATGGTTGGTATCTTCCCAAACTGTATCTCCAATTGTGTGTGTTTCTTTAACAAATCCACTATCAATTGTTGGATTATCACTTCCTGCAACAGTTACCTTGACAACTTGACCATCTGAATCTTTCGTATCATCGCCTGTATTAGCTATCGTTGGCTGATAGCCTTTTGGTGTTTCGAACGTTACTGTGTAATCTCCATCTGATAATTCTGTGAACCCATAATGGCCATTGCTATCTGTGGTGGTGGTTTGAGTTGAACCATCTGGATTAGTCAATGTGACTGTCACGCCTGAAATTCCTGGCTCACCTGGGTCTTGAATGCCATTATGGTTGGTATCATCCCAAACTGTATATCCAATTGTGTGTTTCTTTAACAAATCCACTGTCAATTGTTGGATTATCATTTCCTGCAACAGTTACCTTGACAACTTGACCATCTGAATCTTTCGTATCATCGCCTGTATTAGCTATCGTTGGTGTATAGCCTTTTGGTGTTTCGAACGTTACTGTGTAATCTCCATCTGATAATTCTGTGAACCCATAATGGCCATTGCTATCTGTGGTGGTGGTTTGAGTTGAACCATCTGGATTAGTCAAT
Coding sequences:
- a CDS encoding SdrD B-like domain-containing protein, whose protein sequence is MIIQQLTVDLLKKHTIGYTVWDDTNHNGIQDPGEPGISGVTVTLTNPDGSTQTTTTDSNGHYGFTELSDGDYTVTFETPKGYQPTIANTGDDTKDSDGQVVKVTVAGSDNPTIDSGFVKETHTIGDTVWEDTNHNGIQDPGEPGISGVTVTLTNPDGSTQTTTTDSNGHYGFTELSDGDYTVTFETPKGYQPTIANTGDDTKDSDGQVVKVTVAGSDNSTIDSGFVKEATPELPQTPNSEATSHSESQSTTTSQSASAAPKSSTSNETLPYTGTEESTSLYGSAALAILVAMGLVKSNSKEQE